A genomic window from Brassica oleracea var. oleracea cultivar TO1000 chromosome C8, BOL, whole genome shotgun sequence includes:
- the LOC106308762 gene encoding uncharacterized protein LOC106308762, whose product MSAMRPSVGDLEISQELALFLSSYCKMGVVIMDGGGLLGWEVKCCIASFVAPPVQNISVSSGFIPKETGDTNAWIIQGDFNVALSSLEHSRLVDSAADRSAIRDFQNVVRSCDMVDIAQVGPSFTWTNSQDGNPISKKLDRVMSNSYWIGQFPNSYVTFESGKVSDHMRMHIQLREAPQGNSKPFKFSHHTASHPRFLEVVSRIWSETAPLYHSRSALKLFQDKLKALKYELRGLNRDMFGDLPGKVKHAYNDLCAKQTEAMRNPQTSTFEAASDAWEYWHHISGIEEQFYYQKSREQWLGLGDRNSRFFHKVTQSRNARNTIRRIVTADGRILTSPMDIKAEAASHFECFLNGSQQGGSELAQEEIADLVDFRCSNEAKTMLMQPVEVSEITETLFSMPANKSWSFIENTLRAMNYPDMFVTWIMRCISTAAFSVSVNGELAGFFTSSRGIRQDCSLSPYLYVIVNVISKLLNKAVIEGSIGYHPHCEAETLSHLSFADDIVVFTDGTPGSLQGTLQVFDKFAVMSGLRINISKSTVFAAGRGKQALEDAAAAVGLSVSNLPIKYLGLPLSTKIMTRSDYEPLITKIRSRFLSWTSKALSYAGRLQLIKSVIASITNFWCAAFCLPQNCIEEIESMCSAFFWSGSPNITSKAKICWEEVCSPYDEGGLGIRRVSERFLRYEVNDGNTARFWTDIWHPRGRLIEVAGEVNTQRLGIIREARISEVFREGLWHFRRCRDPQLLSLIVDIEAFKVCETDGRYAVLWKRKDGNYGPEFVASETWHQIRQSKEKVNWSKLVWFSQGIPRYAFITWLAIRDRLSTGRRTSSWGQPQSCIFCMEPDETRDHIYFACPYTFMVWLKVTGNLFGLEPDPDWDITMTRLRTGSYDRLTFILLRLVFQVSVYLIWRERNERKHNTSYNSVDQLAKVIDKTVRNRLTSLKYACNPRLWGLMIRWFEAHDTTT is encoded by the exons ATGTCAGCTATG AGACCATCTGTTGGTGACCTGGAAATATCTCAAGAGCTTGCCCTTTTTCTGAGTAGTTACTGCAAAATGGGAGTTGTGATAATGGATGGGGGAGGCCTCTTAGGCTGGGAAGTGAAATGTTGCATTGCTTC GTTTGTTGCTCCACCAGTCCAGAATATATCTGTAAGCTCTGGATTCATCCCAAAG GAGACGGGTGACACAAATGCGTGGATTATTCAAGGTGACTTCAACGTTGCTCTATCCTCTCTAGAGCATTCTCGTCTTGTGGATTCTGCTGCGGACAGAAGCGCTATTAGGGATTTTCAAAATGTGGTCCGTAGCTGCGACATGGTGGATATTGCACAAGTTGGTCCCTCTTTTACCTGGACAAACAGTCAGGATGGCAATCCCATCAGCAAGAAATTGGATCGAGTTATGAGCAACAGCTATTGGATTGGTCAATTCCCGAACTCTTATGTCACCTTTGAATCGGGAAAGGTATCTGATCACATGAGAATGCACATTCAGCTTCGAGAGGCACCTCAGGGAAATTCTAAACCGTTTAAGTTTTCCCATCACACGGCATCTCATCCACGGTTCCTGGAAGTAGTGAGCAGGATCTGGAGTGAAACGGCTCCTCTCTATCATTCCCGCTCTGCTCTGAAGTTATTTCAAGATAAGCTGAAAGCTCTTAAATATGAATTGCGTGGTCTCAACCGGGATATGTTTGGAGATCTTCCAGGGAAAGTAAAGCACGCTTACAATGACCTCTGTGCCAAGCAAACTGAAGCTATGCGGAACCCTCAGACATCCACCTTTGAAGCAGCTTCTGATGCATGGGAGTACTGGCATCATATCTCAGGCATCGAGGAGCAGTTTTATTATCAGAAGTCAAGGGAACAGTGGTTGGGTTTAGGAGATCGGAATTCTCGTTTTTTTCATAAGGTTACACAGAGCCGTAATGCGAGAAACACCATCAGGCGCATAGTGACAGCGGATGGAAGAATACTTACATCACCCATGGACATCAAGGCTGAGGCCGCCTCTCATTTCGAGTGCTTCCTCAACGGTTCACAACAGGGAGGATCAGAATTAGCGCAGGAGGAAATTGCTGATCTGGTAGACTTTAGGTGCTCCAATGAGGCAAAAACCATGCTTATGCAGCCGGTGGAGGTATCAGAGATTACAGAAACCCTATTCTCCATGCCAGCAAACAAAAGCTGGTCTTTCATCGAGAACACCCTTCGAGCTATGAACTATCCTGATATGTTTGTCACTTGGATCATGAGATGTATCAGCACAGCGGCTTTCTCGGTATCAGTCAATGGAGAGTTAGCGGGTTTCTTCACCAGTAGTAGAGGTATAAGGCAGGACTGCTCACTGTCCCCTTACCTTTATGTTATTGTCAACGTTATATCGAAGCTCTTAAACAAAGCGGTAATAGAAGGGAGTATAGGGTACCACCCACATTGTGAGGCCGAGACCTTGTCTCATTTGAGTTTTGCTGATGACATCGTTGTCTTTACGGACGGGACTCCAGGTTCGCTTCAGGGAACTCTTCAGGTCTTTGACAAGTTTGCTGTAATGTCAGGATTGAGGATAAATATTTCGAAGTCAACGGTGTTTGCTGCTGGTAGAGGGAAACAGGCTCTGGAGGATGCAGCAGCCGCTGTGGGTCTCTCAGTCTCTAACCTCCCCATTAAGTACCTCGGTTTACCCCTTTCCACCAAAATAATGACCAGGAGCGACTATGAACCACTTATCACTAAGATCAGGAGCCGTTTTCTCTCTTGGACGAGCAAGGCTCTCTCATACGCAGGGCGTCTGCAGCTTATTAAATCGGTCATTGCTAGTATCACCAACTTTTGGTGTGCAGCTTTTTGTCTTCCACAAAACTGCATCGAAGAAATTGAAAGTATGTGCTCAGCATTCTTTTGGAGTGGTTCACCTAACATTACCTCAAAAGCTAAGATTTGTTGGGAGGAGGTTTGCAGCCCTTATGATGAGGGAGGTTTAGGCATTCGTCGTGTCTCTGAG AGGTTTCTAAGATATGAAGTGAATGATGGGAACACTGCTCGGTTTTGGACTGATATATGGCATCCGAGAGGTCGTCTGATTGAGGTTGCTGGAGAGGTCAATACGCAAAGGCTGGGCATTATAAGGGAGGCTCGTATCAGTGAGGTATTTCGTGAGGGCCTATGGCACTTTCGCAGATGCAGGGACCCGCAGCTCCTCTCCTTGATTGTCGACATTGAGGCTTTTAAGGTTTGCGAAACAGATGGTAGATATGCAGTTTTATGGAAGAGGAAAGATGGTAATTATGGTCCCGAGTTTGTTGCTTCTGAAACCTGGCACCAGATTCGACAGTCTAAGGAGAAGGTGAATTGGAGTAAGTTGGTCTGGTTCTCGCAAGGGATTCCTCGATATGCTTTCATCACCTGGCTAGCCATCCGCGATAGGCTTTCCACAGGTCGACGTACAAGCAGTTGGGGGCAGCCGCAGAGCTGCATATTTTGTATGGAACCAGATGAGACTAGAGATCACATATATTTCGCTTGCCCCTATACGTTCATGGTTTGGTTGAAAGTAACAGGGAATCTTTTTGGCTTGGAACCTGATCCTGATTGGGACATAACGATGACGCGTCTGCGCACTGGTTCGTACGATCGACTCACTTTTATCCTTCTTAGACTGGTTTTCCAAGTGTCTGTTTACCTAATCTGGCGTGAGCGTAATGAAAGAAAGCACAACACCAGCTACAATTCTGTGGATCAGCTAGCTAAGGTGATCGACAAAACCGTAAGGAATCGTCTCACTTCCCTCAAGTATGCCTGCAACCCACGATTGTGGGGCTTGATGATTCGATGGTTTGAAGCACACGACACTACAACTTAG